The genomic segment CATCATCCCCCCAACTACCCCCCTCCTCCCCTCATCTCAAAGCTCCTATCCCTTCCTCCTCCTACCAAGTGAAACTAGTGTGGTTGGGAGACAGCTATGAGCAGGCATCCCCATGTGCATAGACCTGAAGTCAGTCAAGGCTAGAAAACATGGTGTAAAGATGGGAGAATGGTCCTAGGTGGTGAATCAGGGCCCAGGCACCGCGGATCCCTCTGCAGGTGTTAGAATGAACTGATCTGGCATAAGAGGCACTGCTGGGGAAAAGAGATTTAGGAAAAGAGATTCAAGTCAACCTTAATTCCACCAGTCTGCCATTCTAATGAATTTGGTATAATTTGACAATCATTTATTAATACAGGTCAAATCCTGTGTGAGTTTGTGGAAGAAGGTGGGACACAAATGAACATTTATGGGCAGTCCACTGTGTGCTAGGTACTGTGCTAACTGCTGTGGGCACCAAGGAGACATGGTCTCCCTCCTCGAGAAGCACCCTACAACCCCACCCTTACCTGCATGCAGCCTTTCTGTTCTCTTCCCCCATGAAACCTGCAACTGGTAAATTAAGCCACACTGAGCTGTAATCAACCGAGCAGGTTTCATAACTGTGCCTTCAATTGTCTCTCACTATCCATTCTCTTCCTGGTTTTAGTAATGAGCCCCACCCACTCCTCACCCCAGCCACCACTCCTAGAGTTCGGGCTAGACACATGACTGCCCAGAGACTATTTCCCAACCTATCCTGCAGCTGAGTATAAGCCATTTGACTGTGACCAATGGGTCATGAGTGGAAATATGTGGTAACTTGTGTGGCACACCATCCTCTTCCTCTTGGCTCTTTTCCATGGGCTAGGATGCAGACTTGGGAGTTACTGGTGAGCAGGCTTTGCTCATAGGGATGAGGGCTGGTAAAGCAACAAGATGGAGGGAACCTCAGGTCTGTGGACCATCTCCTAGAGCAGAACCACCCTGCCTTATCTTCTCAAACCTTCTACCAGCCCAGATTTTACATGAGAGAGAAACTCAGTTCTTTAACAAAAATGGGTTTTTGTTAAAGCAGTTTCAAATCAATATCCTAACTACCTGCTAGTTAAATCAGTAACTGTTAGCTGCTCACTACCAGAAGTTGAATAAGCCAAAGGAATGTCTGGAGTAGGAGCTGTATCAGAGCTCCTGAAATACTAAGGTTAGGGATCCAGTATGTAACAGAGTGCCCTCTTGATGTCCCAAAGCATCTCTCAATTCCTTTATCATTAGACTCAAGGGGACAGCCTTGTATTTTACAGTGTGGCATGTGTCTAAAGGCACATGGCTAGTGCAACATTGATACCAGGTGCCAAGAAGGCTCCACTGTCAATCTTCAGTCAACAGGTCTACTTCATACTTCACTGTAAATTCATGAGCTGCATTACCTAAGTAGTTTTCTGCACTTAGAGATGAGGCAGGAAAGCCCATCAGTCTTTCCCAAGAGCCCAGGGCTAATAGAAGCTCAGCTTCTCAGATTTACCTTTAAGAGCTCTTGACATTTTCTCGATGAAGAATGGTTCTCTCCTTAGGGGTTAGAGTCCTCTGGTGCTGACCAAAGAATACcattaaaaagtcttttttttttcttaaagtagttGTAGAAAGGACAGAAATGTGAGCACTATAGAAAAGAAGGAAGTTGTACAAAAGTCAAAAGTCAAATCATGTAAGTAAGAAAATGTTTAGGTATTATCAGTATTTGGAAGTCAGTGGTTACAGGTTCAAAACAGTTCTTGTAAATGTTCAACCactggaaaacttaaaaaatgccAGAGAGCCAGTGGTTTCTAGATGAAAGTATTTCTTTAAAGTAATCAAACCCTCTCTCACTTCTGATAACATTTCAGCTTACTGAACAAAATAACGAAGAGCCTTCTGTACCACCCCGGACTCACTTCCTGGAAATACACATGTAACTACCACACATCTTGACTAATGGCTTCTCGACACGGTGCCCACTGTGTGGGTGCGGAACTAGCACCCAAAAGTCTGGTCCTCACATCCATGTCTCTGGACCCGAAAATCACTAAAAAGGGAGGCAAAGGAGCAGAAAGACGACCCAGATTGGAAGCGGAAAGGACTGCTGAGGGAAAGAGCTGAGAGTTGCCAGATTGAGAGAGCAGCTCAGCCCTCTGGGAAGATACCAAGTTTTTCCCCCCCAAATGGAAGTTGGAATGGAGAAACCACTGGCATTTGTGTTGAAAAGTCCCAGATTCAAGTTCTAACTCAGCCCTGGACCCGCTCTAGCTTCCCCTCCGTAAAATGCACGAACCCCTAATGAATGGACGCTCAACTGATTTCAGGGGCTGAAAAGGAAGAGGCGATGATATTtgggaaaatgtttcatgtacacACGAGTGATGAGGTTTATGGAGAGGAAAGGTGGGGAGATGGTGCATGTTATTACTCATAGTTCTTTTGTTTGCAAGTGCAAACCAGCGTAGGCAAAAAATGAATCTTTTGGTTCAGATGATGGCAGACAGTAGTTACCAGAGCTAATCACAAATATcccatttcccttccctcttGGTATATGGTAGGATTGAAGTTACctgtcctcttctctcttttGGTGCAACCATGTGACTTGCATGTCACTTTGCACAGCAGCTTCAAGATCAAGGGTGCAGTCTGCCATATTCCCTCAGCCTGCCTTGAGGGGTTGGGGCACGTGTTGAGAAGTTGCCATTGTCTTAGGTCCCTTAGTGACTACAGTGAGCAGTTCTCACTCCCTGTCCCAACATTCATTGGCTGCATAGCAAACATAAACTTTTGTTGTGTTCAAAGTCACTGCAGTCTTGGGATTGTTACTGCAGCACAACCTTGTATGGACTACATCTTATCTTCTGTATGATTGATGCTTTGGCATTTGGGAGTCTTGGTTTTAGAGAGACTGCCCCTCTTAGGGCTGGCTAATTCCTAGAGAGAACAAACAAATCCCCTGAAAATATACACAAATTGGTCGATTTTATACACAAATGAACCAATCCACAGCCACATCAATTATGTCTTTTATCACTCACATACCCAGCCAGTATTCCTTGTGCCCTGAATTGCCCCAAGTACTGGACAACTAGGGAACACTCCAATAGCCCAAAGCCTGCCAAAATATTCAAACTAGCCAATCCTAAATGGACTCAGTGTATCTCTTCTGCCTTGCCCATTCCTTCTTgtgaaaacctcaacaaagactCTGGTTCATGCTGTCTCCTCACCCTTTCTGCCCCTTGACCAGCCCTTGCCCTTTCCCAGGTGGCCCTACCTAACACGCTATGCCTCCTGATTCTGGGGATCCACGTGTATAAACCTTCCTCCCTCATAACACTCATTCCCAAGTCTGTGTGTCTTACCATTCCTACATTTTAACACAAATCCAGTCCATTCTGGTCTGATGAACGCACTAGGAGGAAGACTGGGACTGGCATCAGGCACACTGAGCTTCTCATCTTCCCCATCTTTGGGTTCTGCTTTGCTCTGGGCTTGCTTCCCCTCCGGCAGATGGTCTTCCTCTGTGTGGTGGCAAGATGGACCTGAGCATCCTGGCACCACAGCaaggagcccagaggcaggagtGGGCTTCCTGATCTCAGCAGAAAAGGTCATAGGAAAAGATAAGACTGGCCCAGTCTGAGTCATGTGCAATCGTGGGACAATCTCTAGGGAACACAGACATTGATCAGGATTGAGTCACAGGCTTGCCCCTGTGCCCAAGCAGGTGGCACGGGCTGGGCAGCCATGAGCACAGGCACCACAGTGATCTACCATTGCCCTTTTGTGGAGTTTGGACATCCAAACCTTGCTGCCCTCTACAGTTTTCAGAGAGCTGCACATCACACAAAGTACCACTGGGAAACTAGAACTTCCTTTGAGATCAACAGATAGAAGCTAAAAGGTTTTCTGGGATAGGATATGGCCAACCAGAAATATGCTATGTATGAACAAGCCATCCTTGCTAACAGTGGAAAACAAACtccttaaatgagcacatgaggTGAAGggtagcaaacatttattgaattttccaGTCATTTGTTGAATGACCTCTGTATGTCTTGTACCCAGATGGTTCTGTTCAGGTCAGTCTGGCTAAAGGAATGTCCAAGTATCCAGACACCTGTACTGGGCTTCCTCCTTCAACTGAGTTTCTTATGGACGTCCACAGGAGGCCCAGACAGCAGGGATTTGGAGATGTCTGTGGGTCACAAGGTGTGGAAGAAAAACCAAGGGAATGAATTTACAAGGCTGAACTCAACCTGCAGATAAGACCAGAAGCTCTCCACGTGGAAACTCTGGGCCTGCTTCCAGGGTCCAAAAACTCTTGACATTGAATGTAAAAAACAATGCTCATTTCCTATAGCAACAATCCACAcctttcatcagattctcaatGGGTATGGCCCTGAAAGGGCAAAGACCTGCCATTTTATCAGAAGGTAGCTCAGCTTCCAGAAAATGGCAAAGGAGAGCTTGGGATATTTTTCTTGACTCTCTTGGAGTCTCATGAGTAGATTTTCTTAACTCCACTTCAGTTCCAGTATTTCCCAAATGGAGCTGAAGTCACAGAACTCTGCATCCCTTGCTGATTCCTCAGTGGTAGAGAGAAAGCTGGAGACATTTGTGCGCTAGTCCTAATGAGGCCGCTTACCAGCAGGGGACTTAACCTCGGTGAGCTGATTTCCTTGTGGACAAAGGGTGGATACTAACATCCACTGTCACACCAACCCTATTAGAGGAGAGTAAACATGGAGTGcagctttctgctttccttccccTTAGAGTATTAAAATAGCCCCTTAATAATATTGAAGTAACATTATCAAGCCCTTTCTATTTGCCCTAACAGTGCTAAGTGCTTTTAGGTATTATTATCAttcactattcacaaaagccctACAGagtaggcactattattatccctgtttcattaaaaaaagagggGGGAGCTGGCAAGAATTGAGGCTTAGAAGTCAAACAAACACCTTACCACTGAGAAGCAGGGCCGCTAACCCCTGGCTGTCACCCTCCTCACCCAAGCTTCTACATCTTCcattccccctcccaccccatctgCATAAACCTCCCGAGAAGCAACCAAAACAAGGCATGTAGACAGCAGGCAGCAGGCTGTCGCTACTGGGCTGACATCTGGATaatggcggggggtgggggagcccTTCACACTGAGTCCCTATGATACGCCAGGCACATGATAGCGATGATCTCACTTGGGGAAGCGCTGAGGAGCGCTTCCAGCATAGCTCTTGTAACAGGCATCTACTGACTGTCAACCTTCCTCTATTTTGCTCTACgtgacacacaaacacatggaaggtGGTAAGGGTCATATGCCTGGTTTCAGATCACACCTGGCTCACAGACAGTTGGGCAGTAGGAAGTGGGGATCATTCTCACAAATGAGAGGCAACATTGGCCTAAAACACTGACAACGTGGGCTAAGGACAGAAGCTATAGGATGAATGACCAGAATCATCAAGTTTTTAGAACTGTTGTTTATTTCCAGTAATTCTTACTTCTTCACCTTGGAGTGGCTGGATTTTATCAAGGAAGGGGCTTCTGACTTCATGTAAAAGGGAACCAGCATCCCTTTCAGATTCCCTGAGGGAGTCGGGAGGGCTCTGGACTTAGGACACTGTGGTGGCCctgctctgtggcatcttcctgctTCCCTGACAGTGAGGGAGGCAAGCTGGCAGCACCCACCCAATTCCCTCTATGGGTTCCAGGGGTAGAAATGAACTAATCGGAACTAATGCTGCAAAGGAACTTGTTAGACAAGCTCCACAATGTGGGGCTGAGTTTTTCCAATCAGCCACGAAGAGGCAGCTGATGCAGCAAATGCCACACTGCTACAGCAACAACCGAGTCAGACACAGAGCCCTACAATGATGAAGCTTCTGCTCAGCagcttcagaaagagaaaaacaatgaatggGGAGAACAGCAATGGGCCATGGCTGCTCCTCTCAATCCAACCATGCCTTCTGGATGGCAGCCCATCTCCATCCCCGCTGCCCCTCCTGCTGGCGGCTGCAGCCACCAGGGCGGTCTGCGTGTCGGCAGGGGCTCCACGGATGCCGAGCTGCTGGGCAGGCAGCTGGCTGCGTCATTTGTTGGCCACAGCAGAAAGCTGGTCTCGGATGCGGCCCAGCCCATCTAACATAGTGTCCAGGGTTTCCTTACTCAGCTCCATGGTGACGGCTGAGATGGACGGTTTGTCTCCACACAGACTGGGATCTTCCTGGATCTGAAAAAAGAACATGGCCCAAAAGTCATAGCTGCCTCTCTCCCTATCAGCCTGTAGGTGAGCCCTGGACGTACGAGCCCTACCCCCTTCTGTTGCACCTCTGAGAAGCCCTTTGCTGAGCTACTAAGTCTGAGTCCTGGATCCATTTAGCAAACGGGGTGAGGCAAGGACTGCCTCAGAGGCTTGGGTCAGTTGCTGTTTGCCACGATGGTTCAGAGCAGGTAtcagagaagctgaggctcactcaccccaacccctaaCTCTCGGCATTCAAGTGAGAAACCACCACATGGTCCACACCGGTGCTTTACACAGTGGACTCTAGGGGTACATAAGCATCCACTCCGATGTGAGAAAAATATTACAACTTCTAGCAACTTCTAGTTATAgctatttgtatctttaaaaaaagtaagggttatctcttacaacactaaactatgttttctacctttatcttgcatctacctaccgcttcagcattttattaaaaataataataataaagagagaaatgtggtatccacatataaagtataaaaatcaaacgaatattcatatttggactgattgtttatagttcataatgcgtgatcaaaaccaaaagtttctgtgatgactgcccttgtactggtcaccatgtaacttattcactatgtaataacttgttcaccatgtaagaacttgttcgttatgcttcagaagattggagactgacgagaattaggcttggggtggattaatgattgtgcattgagcattgacccccctatacagaattttattgttgttaacaaccatttgatcaataaatatgagagatgccctctcaaaaaaaaaaaaagtacacaattccaattgtaaaataaataagtaaccgggatgtaatgtatagcataaggaatatagtaaaaatattgtaacaacttggtatggtgatagctggtacctagaattatcatatatataaatgttgaatcactgtgttgtacacctgaaactaatgtaatactgtgtgtcaactacctttcaataaaaaataattatctacaaaaaaaaaaaagtaaggtttattaatgttttaaagcTTAGTTGTTAGAagcactgttttcattttcttagatgTGTTGAGTTTCTGGGTTGTCTGGTTAAGTAAATACAGCTTATGTTACCTAGTTTTAACTAAATGGACCCTAAAATGGATATGCGGCTTAAAAGGATTCCAGAAAAGAACTGTTAAGGTGAAGACAACAGCAGTGAGGCAAAAGCGTGGGAACAAGGAAGAACTGGACTTCTCTGCCTGGTAACAAGAGCTCTTGATCGGCCACATTACACATAGTGATGGCCCGATCGTATTGGACAAGTAGTTTGCTAAAAATACCAAAATTATCAAGATGGCAATTTGAAATCTAAATGCACGCTCCTATTGTTAAAGCTAAACTTTCTTGTGAGTGTATAAGGTTACCTGTGGGGactagaaaactatttttaaaattgatgttttgtatttgtcttatttcaaatttctacttttagtagatgttttattatgtttataataGGTTAATACAATAATGTACATATACTTTGTAAATAAACAACACATTTGTGGGGATGCTAAACTTTTTTAATTTATGGGGTTAGAGATCCCCAAACTTTGAAGTCTGGTATTTTCAATGGCCCACAGAGGTAACAAGCTACTGctgtcccttctttccttctaatGAGCACGACAGTGACTGTACCTTCATCTGGAGCAGGCAGGTGGGGACGGCCATGCGGCTGATGCTGTCTGAGGAGGTTTTGATATCCACTCTCCAGTCCAGGTCAACCAGGCGCGGCAGAGAGACTGTGGAAGAAAAAGCTCAGCTTACAGCTCCCTCCAGCCACACATAGCAAGCTTTTACTCTAAGCAGGCCGCTCTAAGTTCTGTACATGTGTAATACATTTTATCCACACAGCAAGTCTCTAAgggaggcagacagacagacaaggtCCATGACCCCACAGCAAGTCACGGGCCTTACCTACCACTGTTCCAGGCCACCAGTACTTAGGACTGACTCATGGCGGGAAGCATCTCCAGGCGTCTGCCTGAACACACAACCCTCCAGACAGCAGGACTGAATGAGAAATGATACAAGGTAGAGGTGCCTCATCTTAAGAAGATGGGGCTTGAGTCTGAGGAATGTGTAGCTTCAACAACAGTGGAAGGAGTGTTAGTTTGAGACGGAGCTGGCTTGAATACAGGTTCTACACTTGTCTGAccactgagcctgtttcctcgtctgtaaaatggagatcacCTTGGCCTAGCTCACAGGACTATTGGgaggactaaatgagttaatgcagGTAGAGCTCTTTGGCACTGTGACTGGTTCAGGGTAAGTTTAGTGACTATTTATTAAACACCCACTTTTgttcaatttttcaaaataatttcacttatggttaattttttttctaatggaaaTATAATTGTTTTAAGTACTTAACTTTCTGCTTTGGATATTTCTGTGTGATTGTTTTAAACAACTATATTACATTAAgtttatgataaaaatatttttaaatgcaattaaGAAAGACACAACACATACTGTTTGGCTTGGGATTAGGTTAACTCACTTTGAGTTTTGGTTGAAAACTCTGGCCACCTGGCAGATTGAGAGCTGAGgctggaaggaggaggcagggggaAGAGGCAGGCTTACTGGTACTCACTTTGATTTGCTTGGGCCTCAGTTCTCCAAGTGGATCTGTTTAAGAGTGAAACATGaggaaaaataatggaaagaagATGAGAATTGAGTCTTCTGGTAATGAGAGAGGCCCATGGGCCTCTTCTGTGATCTTCCAAATGTAATCACTTCCTGACAAGAGAGGACCATAGACACACCTCCCTCCAAAAAGCAGTTTTTAGTTTACCAAGGTCAGTGATGTTAAGGTTGTAAGTGCTGTTAGTAGTtccatcaaaggaaaaaaaaagagaaggcttAATGCATTGTAATCTTATTGTGCTACTGTTCTcaaagacaaaacagagaaaaggtcaactgattctctttttattgagcatctactacaaAAAGTATTGTATCTTACGCAAAACACATCTAAACAGGCTGTCTAATGCTATGACAAATAGCATCATAATGAGATGCCAAAAAGAGTCAGAAGAAAATGTGCTCACATGAAAGTTTCTAAATAACTAACAACCACTGGTAGGTAGGCATGATCTGTTAATACTACCAGAGAGGTCTGTTCCAGCTTGTTGCTAACCAGGAATTAATCAGTTCTGCTTAAGTTTTAAGTATCTAAAAGGATTTGCCAGCCTGAAAAcccacaaaagaaataaaaatgatcaataaatatgttgaTGTTGAAAATGATATTTAACATCACTACtatcaaagataaataaattgaaatgaaGTACTATTTGCCCTTTGTGAAACTGGaaaaacatggggaaaaaaaatcagctcaGTATTGATGAAGGTGTGGAGAGAGCAGCATACTCCTTTCCTACTGGTGGAAAAATAGGTGGTGTAATCTTTCTGATGGTCAACTtgacaatataaaaacaaaacgtCAATATCACCTTTAACCAAGTAAGGAAGTAATTAAGCAAGTGAACAGTTTCCATGATAAACTGTTCACTGAAGCAGAAACTGCAAATAACCTGAATATCCAACACTAaggaatttaattaaattatgcaTAATTtcttcatataatggaatatatttagacattaaaaatattgaaggtaaatattacttgaaatattaatgtaaatactgtcaattaaaataaacaagttaTAAAAAAGCCTTAACCCATTgtgttaaaaacaacaaaacaacaaccttTCTCTATATGTGTCAGTGGAAAATATAAACAAGTTAAAAGGCTTCCCACTAAGTAATTAATACTGCTAACCCTCTGGGTGGTAGAAtagtgtttttctcctttttacttACCTGTGTTTGCTTTTCAAGAATGAACATATTATTTCTAGAACAAGAATGCAAAATATAAAGATTACAAAGATGTTTCAAGAAATGAACACTTACACATGTTCTAGGATGATTTTTGTCAGCAGGTTTTTGAGGTTCTGGTGGAAATTTTCAGGAAAGAGAGCCAGAATCGCCTCAGCAGAGGACAGGTCCCGGAACACCACCAGCCTGGTGAGGCGGTGCAGAGCCTGGAGCAGCTGCAGGACAGATGGGGAGCCCTGGGCAGTGAGAAGTGGGGCCGGGGATGGGGACAGGGCTCTAAACCCCTACTGTTAGGAAGAGGGCCTGACAAACTCTGCCAGTCACTCAAACTGAGTCCCGTGCATCCTGAGGCCTTTGCTGCAGATGCTGATGCCCACATGCCTCAGCCCACCTCATGGTTCACCTGCTGTTTCAGAACACAGATGTAGCTGCCTTTCACAGGAAGCTGTCAACCTGCCAGAAATTCTCTGTTCATGGACAAAGGGTTATTAAGTCTCTTTTCCTCCTGCACAGAATCTGACCTTCAGCTAACATTCTAGCCTGTTCCCCAGGTAATGTGAGAGAAGTGGCAAGTCAGCTGTTACTAGGCAACAGGGCATTGGTCTGATGCCTCTGGCCTGGGAGGGCTGCGTAAACACCAGGGCCCATGCTTTGGGCTTCCCTGAGTGTGGCTGCACACCTCTTGCCAGAACCTGAAGCTGTGCTTACTGAATGGCTACCAGAGGTGGCTTCTGTGGGGTTTAGGCTTTTAATCCAAGGTGGTAAGAGTTTCATGTCCTTGCCCGTAGGCTGTTACCTGGGAAGACAGAGAACAGGTCCAGGCCCAGTGtcgggattcaccccagggaagAGGAGGGCTGACGCTGCCCTACCAGGATGCTGTGTTCTACCCTATGTCCTTCCAAGTGAATTTGTAGCCCAGTGTGGCCTATTGTTGTCTTGAGAATATAAAAGTGTTTAGGTGATTCTAAGAAGACTCTCCAGAGGTGACTTTGTTTGCTTTAGGGCTTTTTGTATGGCCATGGGAGATTGCTCAGCTGCAGAGAGGCACAACCCAGAGCTGATGGACATTAATCCTCCACCAATAAGGGGCGGGAGTTGGTGGATAAATGCCCCaacctccctgccctcctgggtgaCAGCTGTGGAATGTGCTCCATGTGGTTTATGGGATCCTCCAGTTGCCTACAGCAGTAACTGCTCATTAACATATCTTCTCACtggcttctctctcttctccGTTTGACTTTTCCCCACTTTGTGCTTGCTAGGAACACCTCCCAAATAACTACTTGCAGCCAAGTCTCTGCCTCAGGGTCTACTTTTGGGGAACCCAAACTAAGTTTCCAACTCAATTCCATAAGCTTGCTTCTGCCTTTTACTGTTCTACTGCTGACTTTAGTGAACAAAGCTCccaattaaaataatagtaacataAGCCTGTTTGGATGAGCTCCTGTTTTAGACACATATTTGCCCTGAAAAGAAAAGGCTGTGAGTGCTGTATATGCTGAGACATGCTTCCTCCTGGCCACAGCTGAGAACAGGTCAGAGCCCAGCAGCACGTCCTCCCTAATCATACTCAGGCCTCAGAGCTTCTGCCCAGTGACCCCTGAAATGCCCACCTAAGCTATCCAGCTGACAATTTAACAGCAATGCAAATTCATAGGTtgggaaagaaaaatcataaaaaggTTGGACTTTATCCACACTTTCCAGGGACCAAGTGTAAAATGGAAATGGTCAGGAGCTCTGAATCTGGGTATAGTTCTCCAAACCATGCTTCATTTGTCATAAGGAAGTGATGGTTCACAGACAATAGCTTTGAAGTTcgctaacattaaaaaaaaatctatttttaagtttcctaTAATGTCAGCAGGCGAATGGGGGAAAATTTTCTTTGGACGTGGTAATGACTAGGGAAGTCAAGAAAGAGACTAATGAGTTGAGAAGCCAGTGGCCAAGTCACTGCTGCCCACACTTACTtgctctgcctcctcctgggTCACAGACAAGCTGGAGCACGTCATATCCAAGAGTTTTTTTGAGCCAAGCGCTGAGCTGGAAAAGCTTTCCTGGCACAGCTGTCTGACAACATCTTTCGAGGAGGCCTATGAATTCACAGATGGAAGACTCTGAAAATACATGTTTTAGAACCTAATATTGTCTTGGTCATGGTGCGACAACTTTGAAACTCGTAATTTTAAGGTACGTTGGACACTTCCATTTCTGGGAAGATGGAGTAGATAAAACTTTTCACTAAACACAATTAAAGCTCCTGGGCactaaatagaaaacaaatgtgaGACAACTCTGCAATGGGGAGAGAAGAGGGATCTGTGTGGACCTCGTGATCAAGGAAGGGTACAGCGGTAAGCTCACTGGTCTCCTTGTTCGTTTATCCCAGACTCTGAGCTGATGAAAAGACAACCCAGAGTGCCAATTCCTGCCAATGAAACTCAAGACAAAACCCTCTGACAAATATGGGCTCTCTCTAGCCAATGGAACGAGGAAGGCGCAGCTTAGCAGGACCAAAAACCTCCAGACCATCACTACTTACTCC from the Manis javanica isolate MJ-LG chromosome 11, MJ_LKY, whole genome shotgun sequence genome contains:
- the COMMD9 gene encoding COMM domain-containing protein 9, which translates into the protein MTQHLRVLRSRDSGKMAAVTAESFAALQSLLKASSKDVVRQLCQESFSSSALGSKKLLDMTCSSLSVTQEEAEQLLQALHRLTRLVVFRDLSSAEAILALFPENFHQNLKNLLTKIILEHVSTWRTEAQANQISLPRLVDLDWRVDIKTSSDSISRMAVPTCLLQMKIQEDPSLCGDKPSISAVTMELSKETLDTMLDGLGRIRDQLSAVANK